The genomic window CGCTCCGGTTTCTGTAATCACCATATTCAAGGGTGCACTGCGCCCCCGCCGATCTGCCTTGTGGTAGTTGTCGATAAGGTTCTGATCGTTCGTGTAGGCGTGCACCGTTTCCACATGTCCGTGAAGGATGCCGAACTTGTCGTCAATGGCTTTTAAGGGCGGGACAATAGCGTTGGTCGTGCAGGATGCAGCGGAGATAATAGAATCATCGGCGGCGATGTCCTCGTTGTTAATGCCCGCAACGATGTTCTTGATGTCTCCTTTACCGGGAGCGGTAAGGATGACCTTTGCCGCGCCCTTGGATTTCAGGTGCTGGGACAAACCTTCCTCGTCGCGCCAGACACCGGTGTTGTCGATAATAATGGCGTCGTTGATGCCGTATTCCGTGTAGTCGATGCTGTCGGGCGAGCTGGCGTAGATAACCCGGACCTCATTGCCATTGGCCACAAAGCTCTGGCGCTCCTCATCAACGCGAATCGTACCTTTAAAGGCCCCGTGCACGGAGTCACGACGCAAGAGGCTCGCGCGTTTCTCGAGATCATTGGGCGCACTGCCCTTACGCACCACCACCGCGCGCAGGCGAAACGCTTCTCCACCCGCCGCTTTATCGATCAGGATCCGCGCTACCAGGCGGCCGATACGACCGAAACCGTAAAGCACGACATCTCTGGGTTTTTCTACCTGTGTGCCTTCGCTTGCAAGAAGATAGCCGAGCTGCTCTCGCACATATTCATCAATGCTGAGACCCTCG from Congregibacter litoralis KT71 includes these protein-coding regions:
- a CDS encoding glyceraldehyde-3-phosphate dehydrogenase, which codes for MTDRKRPRPDDYFKDWKEREALAEDIIPLVGRLAREKNVKCFCYDRSMVNTSVLELMKTHRYVRQVEGNELSERETHPVLLAMSQLDLGPAHIDVGRLAVNYYDKNHGEGLSIDEYVREQLGYLLASEGTQVEKPRDVVLYGFGRIGRLVARILIDKAAGGEAFRLRAVVVRKGSAPNDLEKRASLLRRDSVHGAFKGTIRVDEERQSFVANGNEVRVIYASSPDSIDYTEYGINDAIIIDNTGVWRDEEGLSQHLKSKGAAKVILTAPGKGDIKNIVAGINNEDIAADDSIISAASCTTNAIVPPLKAIDDKFGILHGHVETVHAYTNDQNLIDNYHKADRRGRSAPLNMVITETGAAKAVAKVLPQLSGKLTGNAIRVPTPNVSMAILNLTLAEETDADTLNEYMRHMALHSSMRRQIDYSASPEVVSSDFVGSRTACVYDARATIVSGNQAVMYLWYDNEFGYSCQVYRVMERMAGVNYAVYPQAA